The sequence CCGATCTTGACCTTACCCATTACGGAAAAACCATCCGGGAAGCGGTAAAAAGAGAAGTGGGCATTCCGGTGTCGGTGGGAATCGCCGGCACTAAGACCCTTTCCAAAGTAGCAACCAAGGTGGCCAAGAAACTCACCGATGGGGTATATGATATTCGGGGCAACGAAAAAGCTATTTTGGAAAAGTTTCCGGTTGAAGATGTCTGGGGTATCGGATGGCAGTATACCAAACTTCTCCATCGCTGGGGAGTTTCTACCGCTCTTGATTTCACTCGTCTTCCAGAAAGATGGGTCCAAAAACACATGACGGTGGATGGACTTCGAACCCAAATGGAACTTAAAGGTATTCCCTGCCTGCCGTTGCAGGAAATACGACCGACCCGGAAGCAGATGGTCGTATCTCGAGGTTTTGGAAAAGTAGTCGAAGTCCGGGAGGAATTGGAAGAAGCTTTGTGTGACTATGCAACTTTAGCTGCCTGGAGGTTACGCCGAGAAGGATTGGCTGCTAAGAGCATAAGCATATTCATCATGACCAGTCCTTTTCGCCCCGGTCCTCAATATGCCAATATTGCTACCGCCAGATTCCCAGAGGCTACCAACTCCACGGTGGCTTTTATCCGAGCAATACGGGAAATCCTGCCCCGAATTTATCGTTCGGGATACGCCTACCGAAAAGCCGGGGTTATTCTTCCTGAACTTTGTAATGAAAAATTGATCCAAGGAAACCTTTTTGTTTCTTTCTTGGAACGGAAAGAGCAGCGGTTGCTACAGGCGATCGACAAAATCAACGACCGGTGGGGGCGGGAAGTGGTCCATTTTGGAGCAACAGGACTGGCACAACCCTGGGCAATGCGTCGGGAAAGGCTTTCTCCCTGCTTTACCACCAACTGGGGAGAGCTTCCGGTGGCTTACGTGTCGTGAGAAACTGAATCAAGCCTTTAAAAAAAAATTTAAAAGAATGGAGGAACGCAATTAGTTTGTATCCAAAAGAGCATTTGGAGAAGGATACGCTATAATATGAACCGATCATTGGAACCGAAATTTGAGAACTAAAAAATGAAGATTATTTTAGCTAATAAAGGAGAGTTGCACATGGAGCAACGAATATTGGAAAATATACCCTTTAATGTGGATCGAGATACTCTATTCGAAACGTATCATATTGAAGAGGGAAGCGACGATTCAAAACGAATTGACCAGTTAATCGCCGAAGCCGAAAAGATTGCCAAGCCGAAAGCAATATATAAACTTTCAACTATTGATGAAAAAACTGAAAATACCGTAATTATAGACCAAACGAAATTTACCAGCCGAGTGCTTCGGGTAAACCTGGACGAAGTTCATCGAGCCTTTCCTTTTATTGTAACCTGTGGAATGGAGCTTGAAGAATGGTCATTGATAATAACCGATATGATGGAGCAGTTTTGGGTGGACTCCATTAAAGAGCAAGCTGCCTTGCAAGCTTATCAAGCAGTTCAGAGCGAACTCGAAGATCGCTACCGGTTGGGGATGACCTCGACCATGAATCCGGGATCTTTGGAGGATTGGCCGATGAAGGAACAAGTAGCACTTTTTTCGCTATTTGGAGATCCTAAAAAACTTATCGGAGTTACATTAACCGATAGTTTTTTGATGGTTCCAATTAAATCGGTTTCCGGGATTATTTTCCCAACCAATAGCAAATTTGAAAGTTGTCAACTTTGTCCGAGAAAAAATTGCCCGGGAAGAAGAGCTCCTTATGATCCCGGGCTTGGTGAATCAAAGTATAGCTTTGGTAATAAGTAGCGACATATAGGTCTCCCCTTTTGGTAAAGGGGGAAAAAGGAGGATTTCAAAAGCCTAGGTAAGAATCAAAATCCTTCCCAATCTCCCTTTTTCTAAAGGCAGAAGTCTTTTTAGTAGTTTTTATTATTAAATGTTTTACTTATTATTCATTACTGAGTATATAGAATAAAAAGCCTAAAAGATGAGATCCTCACGGCTTCTAAATACGAAGCCTCAGGATGACGGAGGTGTAGATGGGATCCTCAAGGCTTCTGAATACAAAGCCTCAGGATGACAGATTAAAGATACACCCCTTAATCCCCCTCAATGGGGAAATTAAAAAGTGAAACCTCAAGACAACATATGCGGTGTTAGGTGAGGTTCTCACATCCTTAAATGATGAGAAGGCAAGGGAGAATGTTGAAATTTTTTAAGAATTGATCGGTTCATTCGTGATATAATTTTTTACAATGTAAACAATTAAAATGGGGTGGCTCAATTGATAGATGAACTTAACAAAGAAAAATTACTTCATAGAATTGTTGTTGACCCTAAGGTTTGCCATGGGAAAGCACATATAGCTGGTACTCGAGTTATGGTTTCGGTTA comes from Candidatus Atribacteria bacterium ADurb.Bin276 and encodes:
- the dinB gene encoding DNA polymerase IV; protein product: MKSIVALADCNSFYASCERAMRPDLDGHPIVVLSNNDTMVVAASAEAKAMGIDLGVPLFKIQPLIKKHGIAVFSSNYTLYADLSERVMETMARFVMHYEVYSIDEAFLSLSEFADLDLTHYGKTIREAVKREVGIPVSVGIAGTKTLSKVATKVAKKLTDGVYDIRGNEKAILEKFPVEDVWGIGWQYTKLLHRWGVSTALDFTRLPERWVQKHMTVDGLRTQMELKGIPCLPLQEIRPTRKQMVVSRGFGKVVEVREELEEALCDYATLAAWRLRREGLAAKSISIFIMTSPFRPGPQYANIATARFPEATNSTVAFIRAIREILPRIYRSGYAYRKAGVILPELCNEKLIQGNLFVSFLERKEQRLLQAIDKINDRWGREVVHFGATGLAQPWAMRRERLSPCFTTNWGELPVAYVS
- a CDS encoding Vitamin B12 dependent methionine synthase, activation domain, which codes for MEQRILENIPFNVDRDTLFETYHIEEGSDDSKRIDQLIAEAEKIAKPKAIYKLSTIDEKTENTVIIDQTKFTSRVLRVNLDEVHRAFPFIVTCGMELEEWSLIITDMMEQFWVDSIKEQAALQAYQAVQSELEDRYRLGMTSTMNPGSLEDWPMKEQVALFSLFGDPKKLIGVTLTDSFLMVPIKSVSGIIFPTNSKFESCQLCPRKNCPGRRAPYDPGLGESKYSFGNK